One Dermacentor andersoni chromosome 6, qqDerAnde1_hic_scaffold, whole genome shotgun sequence genomic window carries:
- the LOC129382504 gene encoding uncharacterized protein — protein MDRRLLSGSWIAWLVLATAVGGAGRADGLARFAHRRSDAMDVALRQINLSLLYTLACDTTVSSEVQVKRFQCLLNNIDPADKVVVLGCQYNVGGTMDAATFLTALCENKLPCTKLRACMASERSKNMRPQKPPTLPEAENPIQAGVSGPEQGGMAVNQESTSTAAPSTSASTAAPPEEVSTTSVATVPPSTPAAPPPADDPPPEGDDEGSREDEPSLPVVTAATSTTSTEPPPAPVDVQPPPDDPLPAPAEEVTGGDEMSFYPCLCARKAKYRGLLWKPRMNSRRTRAITWKDYNFIFPLSVVRECLVASY, from the exons atggaccgccggttgctcagtggctcctGGATTGCGTGGCTCGTTCTGGCCACCGCCGTTGGAGGCGCCGGCAGGGCAGACGGACTCGCCCGATTCGCGCACAGGAGAAGCGACGCCATGGACGTTGCGCTGAGGCAGATCAACCTCTCGCTTCTCTACACGCTGGCGTGCG ACACTACCGTTAGCAGTGAAGTCCAAGTCAAGAGGTTTCAGTGCCTGCTGAATAACATC GATCCGGCGGACAAAGTGGTGGTGCTCGGTTGCCAATACAACGTGGGAGGCACCATGGACGCCGCCACCTTTCTCACCGCGTTGTGCGAGAACAAGCTGCCGTGCACAAAG TTGAGGGCGTGCATGGCTTCAGAAAGA TCGAAGAACATGCGACCCCAGAAGCCTCCGACCCTCCCGGAGGCCGAGAACCCGATCCAGGCCGGCGTGTCTGGGCCCGAGCAGGGCGGGATGGCCGTGAACCAGGAATCGACGAGCACGGCCGCACCGTCCACGAGCGCTTCCACGGCGGCGCCTCCCGAGGAGGTCTCGACCACGTCCGTGGCCACGGTGCCTCCTTCGACACCGGCTGCACCGCCTCCGGCAG ATGACCCGCCCCCGGAGGGCGACGACGAAGGCAGCCGCGAAGACGAGCCGTCCTTGCCCGTGGTCACCGCGGCGACGTCGACGACGTCGACGGAGCCCCCGCCCGCGCCCGTCGACGTGCAACCTCCGCCCGACGACCCGCTGCCAGCGCCCGCCGAGGAGGTGACGGGGGGAGACGAGATGAGCTTCTACCCGTGCCTGTGCGCGCGCAAGGCCAAGTACCGGGGCCTGCTCTGGAAGCCGCGCATGAACAGCCGCCGCACGAGGGCCATCACGTGGAAGGACTACAACTTCATCTTCCCACTCAGTGTCGTCAGG GAATGTCTCGTTGCAAGCTACTAG